In Anaerolineales bacterium, one DNA window encodes the following:
- a CDS encoding ABC transporter ATP-binding protein: protein MAEDIELIELEEEEHTAQLTAPILKRIFTLLKPHWKWVLGFLITIALVSSMDAYFTYLNKQIVDDGINLRDRERIIQIAWLYGSFLLLQAAFIFIFIYLAGVLGERVQYDLRRMLFNHLQDLSLSYYAQNAVGRLIARVTSDTGRVSELVTWGIVDSTWALMNIITSLTFMAIINWRLALIVSVIIPVMVFIATKFQKYILVEFRNARRTNSKITGAYNENIQGVRVVKALGREDANLLEFQTLTTKMYRASYRAAWLSALFLPTVQIIAAIALGAIVWYGGTQISLGLITIGGIQAFVSYLTFMMWPVQDLARVYAEMQHSIASAERIFKLIDTPPDVHNRPDAIEAKTLMGEIEFDHVDFFYEDRKPVLTDFTLKVKPGEMIALVGPTGGGKSTIVNLLCRFYEPQSGVIRINGRDYTGYTLESIHKRIGIVLQTPHLFSGTVRENIRYGRLGASDADVEAAAKVAGAQDFILTLEKGYDQNVGEGGNLLSVGQKQLISLARAVLAKPELFIMDEATSSVDTLTEALIQKGMDALLQGRTSFVIAHRLSTIRRAERILVIEDGRIAEQGTHAELLRIRGHYYRLYTQQFRHELEVAYGVADEVLARREIEGESREDVTADSIMMKREKSVEEAPAAD from the coding sequence ATGGCTGAAGATATCGAACTGATCGAACTCGAAGAAGAGGAACATACAGCGCAATTGACCGCGCCGATCCTTAAACGCATCTTTACCCTGCTCAAGCCGCATTGGAAGTGGGTGCTGGGATTTCTCATCACCATCGCGCTGGTCTCGAGCATGGACGCCTACTTCACGTACCTGAACAAGCAGATCGTGGACGACGGCATCAACCTCAGGGACAGGGAACGCATCATCCAGATCGCGTGGCTGTACGGTTCGTTCCTGCTGCTGCAAGCCGCGTTCATCTTCATTTTTATTTACCTTGCGGGGGTGCTGGGTGAGCGCGTGCAATATGACTTGCGCAGGATGCTCTTCAACCACCTGCAGGACTTGTCGCTTTCGTACTACGCCCAAAACGCGGTGGGACGCCTGATCGCGCGCGTCACCTCGGATACGGGGCGCGTCTCGGAACTGGTGACCTGGGGCATCGTGGACAGCACCTGGGCGCTGATGAACATCATCACCTCGCTGACCTTCATGGCGATCATCAACTGGCGGCTGGCGCTGATCGTGTCGGTTATCATCCCGGTCATGGTCTTTATCGCCACCAAGTTCCAGAAGTACATTTTGGTGGAATTCCGCAATGCGCGGCGCACGAACAGCAAAATCACCGGGGCGTACAACGAGAACATTCAGGGCGTGCGCGTGGTCAAGGCGCTGGGACGCGAAGACGCGAACCTGCTCGAATTCCAGACCCTGACGACGAAAATGTACCGCGCCTCCTACCGCGCGGCGTGGCTTTCGGCGCTCTTCCTCCCAACCGTGCAGATCATCGCCGCCATCGCGCTGGGAGCCATCGTCTGGTACGGCGGGACGCAGATCTCGCTGGGGTTGATCACCATCGGCGGGATCCAAGCCTTCGTCTCATACCTGACCTTCATGATGTGGCCCGTGCAGGATCTGGCGCGCGTCTATGCCGAGATGCAGCACAGCATTGCCTCGGCAGAGAGAATCTTCAAATTGATCGACACGCCACCCGACGTACACAACCGTCCCGACGCCATCGAAGCGAAGACCTTGATGGGCGAGATCGAATTCGACCACGTGGACTTCTTCTACGAAGACCGCAAACCCGTGCTGACCGATTTCACGCTGAAGGTGAAACCCGGGGAGATGATCGCGCTCGTCGGTCCGACAGGCGGCGGGAAATCCACCATCGTCAACCTGCTGTGCCGATTCTACGAGCCGCAGAGTGGCGTGATCCGCATCAATGGACGGGATTACACCGGGTACACGCTCGAGTCGATCCACAAAAGAATCGGCATCGTGCTGCAAACACCGCACCTGTTCTCGGGGACGGTACGCGAGAACATCCGTTACGGGCGGCTGGGAGCGAGTGACGCCGACGTGGAAGCCGCGGCGAAGGTGGCTGGCGCGCAGGATTTTATTTTGACGCTCGAAAAGGGCTACGACCAGAACGTGGGCGAAGGCGGCAACCTGCTCTCGGTGGGACAGAAGCAGTTGATCTCGCTGGCGCGCGCGGTGCTTGCCAAGCCGGAGTTGTTCATCATGGATGAGGCGACTTCGTCAGTGGATACGCTGACCGAGGCGCTGATTCAAAAAGGCATGGATGCGCTGCTGCAGGGACGCACATCGTTCGTGATCGCGCACCGCCTCTCCACCATCCGCCGCGCGGAACGCATCCTCGTCATCGAAGACGGGCGCATCGCGGAGCAGGGCACGCACGCCGAATTGCTGAGAATACGCGGACATTACTACCGCCTGTACACCCAGCAGTTCCGCCATGAGTTGGAAGTAGCCTATGGGGTTGCCGACGAAGTCCTCGCAAGGCGCGAGATCGAAGGCGAGAGCCGCGAAGATGTGACGGCGGATTCGATCATGATGAAAAGAGAGAAATCTGTTGAAGAGGCCCCGGCCGCGGATTAA
- a CDS encoding alcohol dehydrogenase catalytic domain-containing protein, which translates to MKALWLENNHIELRDAPKPERKNEALIKVRRAGICSTDLELVKGYYPYTGILGHEFVGEVVDAPKEGWVGTRVVGEINAVCGTCEACRYGRPTHCENRTVLGIVNRNGVFAEYTSLPLENLQRVPDSVPDDMAVFTEPLAAALEIQEQIQIQPTDRVLLVGAGRLGQLIAQTLALTGCDLHVLARHQQQKDLLTARRIPVISEADIQPRKWDVAVEATGSSDGFNLARNAIRPRGTLVLKSTYKGDMTVNFSSIVVDEITMIGSRCGPFAPALRLMEKREVDPTVLIADEYKLKDAVKAMEKAGQAGVLKILIAP; encoded by the coding sequence ATGAAGGCATTGTGGCTGGAAAACAATCACATTGAATTGCGCGATGCGCCCAAGCCGGAACGAAAAAACGAGGCGCTGATTAAGGTCCGCAGGGCGGGCATTTGCAGTACCGATCTGGAACTGGTCAAGGGATATTATCCATATACGGGAATTCTCGGTCACGAATTCGTCGGCGAAGTAGTGGATGCACCCAAGGAAGGCTGGGTTGGCACACGCGTGGTCGGGGAGATCAACGCCGTGTGTGGAACCTGCGAAGCCTGCCGGTATGGACGGCCCACGCATTGCGAGAACCGCACCGTGCTGGGAATCGTTAACCGCAATGGCGTGTTCGCCGAATATACATCCCTTCCGCTGGAAAATTTACAGCGCGTGCCAGACTCCGTCCCCGATGATATGGCGGTCTTCACCGAGCCGCTGGCTGCTGCGCTGGAGATCCAGGAACAAATACAGATCCAGCCGACCGACCGCGTTCTGCTGGTTGGCGCGGGCAGGCTGGGGCAATTGATCGCACAAACACTGGCGCTGACAGGCTGTGACCTGCATGTGTTGGCGCGTCACCAGCAGCAAAAAGACCTGCTGACCGCGCGCAGGATTCCAGTCATCTCGGAAGCGGACATTCAGCCACGTAAATGGGATGTGGCTGTCGAAGCGACCGGCTCATCGGATGGATTCAACCTGGCACGCAATGCCATTCGTCCACGCGGGACGCTGGTGTTGAAATCCACCTACAAAGGTGATATGACCGTGAACTTCTCATCCATCGTCGTGGACGAGATCACCATGATCGGATCACGCTGTGGACCATTTGCGCCGGCCCTGCGTTTGATGGAAAAACGCGAAGTAGACCCGACAGTATTGATTGCGGATGAATATAAATTGAAGGATGCGGTTAAAGCAATGGAGAAGGCGGGTCAGGCGGGGGTGTTGAAGATACTGATCGCCCCCTAG
- a CDS encoding RNA methyltransferase — MDITSAQNPKIKHIVKLREDKRQRQRDKLILVEGFDELTLALDCGLLPQTLLTAPELATRAINTPNADITTLSRAVFEKISYRDNPDGWLGIFPTPKTSLEDLRLSTSPLVIVAESIEKPGNLGAILRTADAAGVDAVLVCDPRVDIWNPNVIRASRGAVFTVPTVEIEAPNALAWLRSKEMRILAATPSAEMLYTDVNLRGPAALAVGTEDEGLTDFWMQNADVKVGIPMIGRVNSLNVSIATALITYEIVRQRNEGIVAGKQSH; from the coding sequence ATGGACATCACCAGCGCCCAAAACCCAAAAATCAAACACATCGTAAAACTCCGCGAGGATAAACGTCAACGCCAGCGTGACAAATTGATCCTCGTGGAAGGCTTCGATGAATTAACCCTCGCTCTTGACTGTGGACTCCTTCCACAAACGCTTCTGACTGCGCCCGAACTTGCCACGCGCGCGATCAACACCCCCAACGCTGACATAACCACCCTCAGCCGCGCGGTCTTTGAGAAGATCTCATACCGCGATAACCCCGACGGCTGGCTTGGGATTTTCCCCACTCCCAAGACTTCGCTGGAGGATTTGAGGTTGTCCACATCTCCGCTGGTGATCGTGGCGGAGTCCATTGAGAAGCCCGGCAATCTCGGAGCCATTCTGCGCACAGCCGACGCCGCCGGGGTGGATGCCGTGCTCGTCTGTGATCCGCGCGTGGATATATGGAATCCAAATGTCATCCGCGCCAGCCGCGGCGCGGTTTTTACCGTACCCACCGTCGAGATCGAGGCGCCGAATGCGCTGGCATGGCTCAGGTCCAAAGAGATGCGGATTTTGGCAGCGACGCCGTCTGCGGAGATGCTGTATACGGATGTCAATTTGCGCGGACCTGCCGCCCTGGCCGTCGGCACGGAAGATGAAGGGCTGACCGATTTTTGGATGCAAAATGCGGATGTCAAAGTCGGGATCCCGATGATCGGCAGGGTCAATTCGCTGAATGTTTCGATCGCAACCGCATTGATCACGTATGAAATTGTGAGGCAGAGAAATGAAGGCATTGTGGCTGGAAAACAATCACATTGA
- a CDS encoding ABC transporter ATP-binding protein, producing MSIEHFLEIRGLKKYFDVGHPGLFSRNSRDLHAVDGIDLVLRRSEVIALVGESGCGKSTLALMLMGLEDVTEGTVMYEGRDITHLNDHQRKDLRRKIQMVFQDPYESLNPTQTIEEIVSEPLVVHGLANNKAERDERVRKAMEDAGLKPAEIYLGRYPHELSGGQRQRVVIAAALVLEPEIILADEPVSMLDVSIRAEIINLLAELRITRQIAVIFITHDLGSVGFFADRVAVMYLGRIVEIGTMLEVLESPQHPYTKALISVIPVPNPRLRHERIILQGETPNPIDIPTGCRFHPRCPVALDACKASDPPMVTLSKTHQAACLLIVK from the coding sequence ATGAGCATAGAGCATTTTCTGGAAATTCGCGGATTAAAAAAATATTTCGATGTCGGTCACCCCGGATTATTCTCCCGAAATTCCCGCGACCTGCACGCCGTGGACGGTATCGACCTTGTCCTGCGCCGCAGTGAAGTGATCGCACTGGTGGGTGAGAGTGGCTGCGGTAAATCCACTCTGGCGCTTATGTTAATGGGCCTGGAAGATGTAACCGAAGGCACGGTCATGTACGAAGGGCGCGATATCACGCATTTGAATGACCATCAACGCAAGGACCTGCGCCGCAAGATCCAAATGGTCTTTCAAGACCCGTACGAGTCGTTGAATCCCACACAGACCATCGAAGAGATCGTCTCGGAACCCTTGGTGGTGCATGGACTTGCAAATAACAAGGCTGAGCGCGATGAACGCGTCAGGAAAGCCATGGAAGATGCGGGTTTGAAGCCCGCCGAGATCTATCTTGGACGGTACCCGCATGAACTCTCCGGCGGGCAGCGCCAGCGCGTGGTGATCGCCGCTGCGCTTGTGCTGGAGCCTGAGATCATCCTGGCCGATGAACCTGTTTCCATGCTGGATGTCTCCATCCGTGCAGAGATCATCAACCTGCTTGCGGAACTTCGCATCACGCGCCAGATCGCGGTCATCTTCATCACGCATGACCTCGGTTCCGTCGGTTTCTTCGCCGACCGTGTCGCCGTCATGTATCTTGGGCGCATCGTGGAAATTGGGACCATGCTTGAAGTGCTGGAAAGTCCGCAACATCCGTACACCAAAGCCCTGATCTCCGTCATCCCCGTTCCAAACCCGCGCCTGCGCCACGAACGAATTATTCTGCAGGGCGAAACCCCCAACCCAATCGATATCCCCACAGGCTGTCGGTTCCATCCGCGCTGCCCGGTTGCTTTAGACGCCTGCAAAGCCAGCGACCCGCCCATGGTGACGCTCAGTAAAACGCATCAGGCGGCTTGTTTGCTGATCGTTAAGTAA
- a CDS encoding dipeptide/oligopeptide/nickel ABC transporter permease/ATP-binding protein — protein sequence MQNALQTAEPQSQFAARLRGFWKIFKKNRIGIVGLGMLIAIILVAIFAPVIAPYDREYSTSVSIGDVYKPPSANHWFGTDDAGQDVFSNFVFGARVSLTVGFFAAFISIVIGGTLGLVAGFFGGRWENFVMRFTDIMLVIPDLPLLVVIVALTKPSLLNIIFVIGLLGWTTTARVVRSQTLAVKSRKFVLRARAIGAGKGHIISRHILPMVMPILVVQAVLVISLAILNESALSFLGLGDPTVLSWGQMLNYAFGRGAMSTGAWWALVAPGIGIVWVVLGLTLLGQGFEQVLNPRVETHHLMPGRPPITHEAGTVPVSRKNLLEVRNLSINYVNEGQPPARAVENVSFSLKEGELIGLVGESGCGKTTLMLAMLRLLPSAGQIVNGEVYFNGKDLVTVGEDELNDIRWSGISIVFQGAMNALNPVRTVGSQIAEAITKHIPTFPRDKLQDRVTELLDIVGIAADQKDLFAHQYSGGMRQRAMIAMALACNPQVIIADEPTTALDVMIQAQILELLDELRKKLGLSIVFVTHDLGIVAEMCDRVLVMYGGVTAEYADVDVIYNEPRHPYTQELLKAFPDLTKPKKKLSSIPGYPPRLDALPQGCRFAPRCPLVFDRCNTEQPPLYELSANHIVSCHLAEASK from the coding sequence ATGCAAAACGCATTACAAACAGCTGAACCGCAAAGCCAGTTCGCCGCGCGATTACGGGGGTTTTGGAAGATTTTCAAGAAGAACCGCATAGGCATTGTTGGTCTGGGAATGCTTATCGCGATAATCCTGGTGGCGATTTTCGCACCAGTCATCGCACCATATGACAGGGAATATTCAACCTCGGTAAGTATTGGCGATGTGTATAAACCGCCAAGTGCAAACCATTGGTTTGGAACGGACGATGCCGGGCAGGATGTTTTTTCCAATTTTGTTTTCGGCGCACGCGTCTCACTGACTGTTGGTTTCTTCGCCGCATTCATCTCCATTGTCATTGGCGGAACCCTTGGACTCGTTGCAGGTTTTTTTGGCGGACGCTGGGAAAATTTCGTCATGCGCTTTACCGACATCATGCTTGTCATCCCGGACCTGCCATTGCTGGTCGTCATTGTCGCGCTGACAAAGCCATCGCTGCTCAATATTATTTTTGTGATCGGCCTGCTGGGCTGGACGACAACCGCACGTGTTGTCCGTTCACAAACACTGGCGGTGAAATCACGTAAATTCGTCCTGCGCGCACGTGCAATTGGCGCGGGAAAGGGACACATCATTTCCCGCCACATCCTGCCGATGGTAATGCCCATCCTTGTTGTGCAGGCTGTGCTGGTTATTTCCCTTGCGATCCTGAATGAAAGCGCCCTGTCCTTCCTGGGGCTTGGTGACCCAACCGTCCTCTCGTGGGGCCAAATGCTCAATTATGCATTTGGGCGGGGGGCCATGTCCACGGGGGCCTGGTGGGCCCTGGTGGCTCCGGGCATTGGGATTGTTTGGGTGGTGCTTGGTTTAACCCTGCTTGGGCAGGGGTTTGAACAGGTACTAAACCCGAGGGTCGAGACACATCACTTGATGCCGGGCAGGCCTCCCATCACGCATGAAGCGGGCACGGTGCCTGTCAGCAGAAAAAACCTGCTGGAAGTCCGAAATCTTTCGATTAACTATGTGAACGAGGGACAGCCTCCCGCGCGAGCGGTTGAAAACGTCAGTTTCTCCCTGAAGGAAGGCGAGTTGATCGGTCTGGTGGGGGAGAGCGGTTGCGGCAAGACGACGCTCATGCTTGCCATGCTGCGCCTGCTCCCCTCTGCGGGGCAGATCGTCAACGGTGAGGTTTACTTCAATGGAAAAGACCTTGTGACTGTGGGTGAAGATGAGTTAAATGACATTCGCTGGAGCGGGATTTCGATTGTCTTTCAAGGGGCGATGAACGCACTCAACCCTGTGCGGACAGTGGGCAGCCAGATCGCCGAAGCGATTACCAAACATATTCCCACCTTCCCGCGCGACAAGCTTCAAGACCGCGTAACCGAACTGCTTGACATTGTGGGGATTGCCGCCGACCAGAAAGACCTATTTGCACATCAATATTCAGGTGGAATGCGACAGCGCGCCATGATCGCGATGGCACTGGCCTGCAACCCGCAGGTGATCATTGCCGACGAGCCGACCACTGCCCTGGATGTGATGATCCAGGCTCAAATATTGGAGTTGCTGGATGAGCTTCGTAAGAAACTGGGGCTTTCCATTGTATTTGTGACCCATGATCTCGGTATTGTGGCGGAAATGTGCGACCGGGTACTGGTAATGTACGGCGGCGTGACAGCGGAATATGCCGATGTGGATGTCATTTACAACGAACCAAGGCATCCTTATACACAGGAACTGCTAAAAGCCTTCCCGGACCTGACCAAACCGAAGAAGAAACTTTCTTCGATACCGGGCTATCCGCCGCGCCTAGACGCACTTCCGCAGGGCTGCCGCTTTGCCCCGCGCTGCCCGCTTGTCTTCGACCGTTGTAATACGGAACAGCCACCTCTGTATGAACTGAGTGCCAACCATATTGTAAGCTGCCATCTCGCCGAGGCTTCGAAATGA
- a CDS encoding ABC transporter permease: MNRTRILLRKIAWSIFTILFVIVLNFFLFRVLPGDPARAGVRDPRLKKEAVEMLRVRFGLDKPVINCFDSLNPIEFGSCAVNPMETQFFIYVRNLVQGELGFSYHSNRPVAELLAQRLWNTVLLIGAGQILSIIFGMIFGILAAWKARTAIDYGAVMASLIAWSLPTFWLGIILLFWGSANGFPLAGKATPGASSLPLLQQWGDIARHMFLPTLTYTIVYMGEYTLIMRSSLIDVLSEDYILTAKAKGLSMFQILKDHALKNAMLPLVTVIAINLGFTVAGAIQIEAVFSWPGLGSAIFEAVGRRDFPVLQGAFLLIAVAVILANLVADLTYTYLDPRVQTE; encoded by the coding sequence TTGAATCGAACCCGCATCCTTCTTCGAAAAATAGCCTGGTCCATTTTTACGATCCTGTTTGTCATTGTGCTGAACTTCTTTTTGTTCCGCGTCCTGCCCGGCGACCCGGCGCGGGCTGGCGTCCGCGATCCTCGTTTGAAAAAGGAGGCGGTTGAGATGCTGCGCGTCCGATTTGGGTTGGATAAACCGGTCATCAATTGCTTCGACTCTTTGAACCCAATCGAGTTTGGAAGCTGCGCCGTAAACCCAATGGAAACGCAATTCTTTATCTATGTCCGCAACCTGGTGCAGGGCGAGTTGGGGTTCAGTTACCACAGCAACCGCCCGGTGGCGGAGCTATTAGCCCAGCGGTTGTGGAACACGGTGCTCTTGATTGGCGCCGGGCAGATACTTTCCATTATTTTCGGCATGATCTTCGGAATTCTCGCCGCGTGGAAGGCGCGGACTGCCATTGATTATGGCGCGGTCATGGCAAGCTTGATCGCGTGGAGTCTGCCGACGTTCTGGCTAGGAATCATTCTTCTCTTTTGGGGAAGCGCAAACGGCTTCCCGCTGGCAGGCAAGGCGACCCCGGGCGCAAGCTCCCTGCCGCTCCTGCAGCAATGGGGCGATATTGCCCGTCATATGTTCCTGCCCACCTTGACCTATACCATCGTGTACATGGGTGAATACACGCTGATCATGCGCTCGAGCCTGATCGATGTGCTGTCGGAGGATTATATTCTGACTGCCAAGGCCAAAGGGTTGAGTATGTTTCAGATACTCAAGGACCATGCCCTTAAGAACGCAATGCTTCCGTTGGTGACGGTCATTGCGATCAATTTGGGGTTTACCGTTGCCGGCGCCATTCAAATTGAAGCGGTCTTCTCCTGGCCGGGATTGGGCAGTGCCATTTTCGAGGCGGTTGGACGGCGTGATTTCCCGGTATTGCAGGGTGCTTTCCTGCTGATCGCAGTGGCGGTTATCCTCGCCAATCTTGTCGCCGACCTGACCTATACGTATCTTGACCCGCGCGTGCAAACGGAGTAA
- a CDS encoding ABC transporter substrate-binding protein, protein MKQKVLYVIVLVALVLSACGGGGGQAAVVRIGWAGSPDTLNPGMAILVEAYTIFEQVYDSMYELNLDGSFTLSLAESVDVSDDGIVYTFKIRDGVMWHDGQPLTAEDVAFSYNLYKDTPEYPYMNGYYTPYFDSIEATENNEVILTLTEAIPNIESQLVFLYVLPKHIWENEDKLEYENFEMIGSGPFKMAEYVQNEFVRLQANKEHFYTPPKVDEVIFQTFANQDALVQAIKTGQVDMITEMPNTAAAALDEDPNIELVVGAPLAPGVTDIIFNQMDPENCPVDEGGICSGHPALRDRDVRLAMSHATDKQRLIDLVLLGLGEPGLTLIPDGLGVWYNDSIEDFEYDVAKAKEILDNGGYADTNNDGVREMPDGSLPLSFRMNWPSDSINAPRMAELLSQMWGEIGIELELQAVDPDALTAQCCPAFDFDIIIWGWASDPDPSALLYVYTTESIPTGSSETGYSNPVYDELYAKQQVTLDFDARKDIVWEMQRIVHDDVVYIIPFYDANVQAFRTDRFTGWITNEAKVALEDVTSLVVIEPVK, encoded by the coding sequence ATGAAACAGAAAGTGCTGTATGTGATCGTGCTTGTTGCGCTGGTGCTTTCCGCATGCGGAGGCGGGGGCGGACAGGCGGCTGTTGTACGCATCGGCTGGGCCGGCAGTCCGGATACGCTGAATCCGGGCATGGCGATCCTGGTGGAGGCATATACGATCTTCGAACAGGTATATGACTCCATGTACGAACTCAACCTGGATGGGTCCTTCACCCTCAGCCTTGCAGAGAGTGTGGATGTCTCGGATGACGGCATCGTCTACACATTTAAGATCCGCGACGGGGTCATGTGGCATGACGGCCAGCCCCTGACCGCCGAGGACGTCGCATTTTCCTACAATCTATACAAGGATACGCCTGAATATCCCTATATGAATGGATATTACACGCCGTACTTTGACTCGATCGAGGCCACGGAAAACAATGAGGTCATTCTTACGCTGACGGAGGCGATCCCCAACATCGAAAGCCAGCTGGTGTTCCTGTACGTTCTTCCGAAACATATCTGGGAGAACGAGGACAAGCTCGAATACGAGAATTTTGAAATGATCGGCTCCGGCCCGTTCAAGATGGCGGAGTATGTGCAGAATGAATTTGTCCGTCTGCAGGCGAACAAGGAGCATTTCTACACGCCTCCCAAGGTGGACGAAGTGATCTTCCAGACCTTTGCCAACCAGGATGCGCTTGTGCAGGCGATCAAGACCGGTCAGGTGGATATGATCACCGAAATGCCAAATACGGCGGCGGCAGCGCTGGACGAAGACCCGAACATCGAACTGGTGGTCGGCGCACCTCTTGCGCCGGGCGTCACCGACATCATCTTCAATCAGATGGACCCTGAGAATTGCCCGGTCGACGAGGGCGGCATCTGTTCCGGCCATCCGGCCCTGCGCGACCGCGATGTACGCCTTGCCATGTCACACGCCACGGACAAGCAGCGTTTGATCGATCTGGTCCTGCTCGGCCTTGGCGAGCCCGGCCTAACGCTCATCCCCGACGGACTGGGCGTGTGGTACAACGATTCGATTGAGGACTTTGAGTATGATGTTGCCAAGGCGAAAGAAATCCTTGACAATGGCGGGTACGCAGATACAAACAACGATGGTGTACGCGAAATGCCGGACGGCTCGCTTCCGCTTAGCTTCCGCATGAACTGGCCCAGTGACAGCATCAATGCACCCCGCATGGCGGAACTCTTAAGTCAGATGTGGGGGGAGATCGGGATCGAACTGGAACTTCAGGCAGTGGACCCGGATGCGTTAACCGCTCAATGCTGTCCCGCTTTTGACTTTGACATCATCATTTGGGGTTGGGCATCCGATCCTGACCCAAGCGCCTTGTTGTACGTTTACACCACCGAAAGCATCCCCACCGGATCCAGTGAGACCGGTTATTCCAACCCTGTATACGACGAATTGTATGCAAAGCAACAGGTCACATTGGATTTTGATGCCCGCAAGGACATTGTTTGGGAAATGCAGCGGATCGTGCACGATGATGTTGTATATATAATCCCGTTCTACGATGCCAATGTTCAGGCATTCCGCACAGACCGTTTCACCGGCTGGATCACAAACGAGGCCAAGGTGGCACTTGAGGATGTAACCTCACTGGTGGTTATTGAACCAGTCAAATAA